AATATTGATATTGCGTATTTTGGAATCATGATGGTGATTAATTTATCTATAGGATTAATAACACCGCCTGTGGGAACAGTTTTGTATGTAGGCTCAGGGATATCAAAATTAGGGATAGGAGCATTATCCAAAGGAATTGCTCCATTCTTATTTGTGTACGCAATTATTATGATGTTGATCGTATTTTTTCCTGAAATTGTAATTGTTCCAATGAATTGGTTATCTTGATTTATTAGGAAGTTGCATCATGAAAAAAATAGCATTTATCGGCGAGTGTATGATTGAACTCAATGGGAAACCCTTTGCGGAAATGTGGCAAAGTTATGGTGGTGATACCTTAAATTCTGCAACTTATCTTAGTCGAGTAAGTTCATCAAAAGAGATTCAAGTTCATTATGTCTCTGCATTAGGAACTGATAATTTAAGTAAACAAATGCTTAAATATTGGCAAGCTGATGGCATCCAAACAAATTGGGTTTTACAGGATGAACAGCATCAACCAGGTCTTTATCTAATCCAATTAGATGCTCAAGGCGAACGCACGTTCCTTTATTGGCGTAATCAATCTGCAGCACATTATATGGTTCAACATCCGGATTTTGCTAAGGTTATTGCAGAACTTCAGCAAGTTGATGTGATTTATTTAAGTGGTATTTCATTAGCAATCTTACCGAAAAATGACCGCACTTTTTTAATTGAGCAATTATCTTCTTTAGCTAAAAAAGGCGCAGAAATTGTTTTTGATAGTAATTATCGCCCTGCACTTTGGGATTCATTAGAAGAAGCCCAAGATTGTTATTTGCAGCTTTTACCTAGTGTTAATATAGCTTTGGTGACTTTTGATGATGAACAAGCATTATGGAAAGATAAAACATCTAGGGATACTTTAGAACGATTACATAAAATTGGTATACCAAAAGTGATTGTGAAGTGCGGTAAGAATGGTGCTATTTTTTCAGATAGGTATTTATCTCAATATGGGCAAGTGATGACTGAACCTATTTTAAATGTGGTAGATACAACCTCTGCTGGTGATTCTTTTAATGCTGGATTTCTGAACGGTTATTTACGAAATAAACCTCTCGAAACTTGTTGTCAGCAAGGCAATCGTATTGCTGGCATCATCATTCAATATAAAGGTGCGATTATAGATAAAGTCGCAACGTCTCATCTTCAATCTGAATTTAATTAATGGAGTTTACTATGAATATTGCAGCAAACCATAACTTAGAAAATAAACTAATTATAATCACGGGGGCTGGCGGAGTGCTATGTTCATTTCTAGCTAAGCAGTTAGCGTATACTAAAGCTAATATTGCCTTGTTAGATTTGAATTTCGAGGCAGCAGACAAAGCAGCAAAAGAAATTAACCAATCAGGTGGAAAAGCAAAAGCTTATAAAACTAATGTGTTAGAACTTGAAAATATTAAAGAAGTGCGTGATCAAATAGCTATTGATTTTGGCACTTGTGATATTTTAATTAATGGTGCTGGTGGGAATAATCCAAAAGCGACAACAGATAATGAGTTCCATCAATTTGATTTAAATGAAACGACAAGAACATTCTTTGATTTAGATAAATCTGGTATAGAATTTGTATTTAATCTCAATTACTTAGGTTCATTATTACCAACCCAAGTTTTTTCAAAAGATATGCTTGGTAAACAAGGGGCAAATATTATTAATATTTCCAGTATGAATGCCTTTACACCACTTACAAAGATACCTGCTTACTCTGGTACAAAAGCTGCAATCAGTAATTTTACTCAATGGCTTGCTGTATATTTCTCAAAAGTTGGTATTCGTTGTAATGCTATCGCACCAGGATTTTTAGTTAGTAATCAAAACCGCACTTTATTATTTGATACTGAAGGAAAACCAACAGATAGAGCAAATAAAATCCTCACTAACACACCAATGGGACGTTTTGGTGAGTCAGAAGAATTGCTCGGTGCATTACTTTTCTTAATAGATGAAAATTATTCTGCTTTTGTCAATGGCGTAGTTTTACCTGTTGATGGCGGTTTTTCTGCGTATAGTGGAGTATAGGAGGGCAAAATGAAGCAATTTATGGATGAAAATTTCCTTCTTTCAACGGATACAGCAAAAATTCTCTATCATGATTATGCCAAAAATAAACCTATTTTTGATTATCACTGTCATTTAAATCCAAGAGAAGTGGCGGAAAATCGTCAATTTAATGATTTAGCTGAAATTTGGCTAGAGGGTGATCACTACAAATGGCGAGCTTTGCGTACAGCTGGAGTACCAGAAGAATTGATTACAGGGAAGGCTACTAACTATCAAAAATATTTGGCTTGGGCGAAAACAGTCCCCCTTTGTATTGGTAATCCAATTTATCACTGGACACATTTAGAATTACGCCGTCCTTTTGGTATAACCAATATGTTATTTAATCCGCAAAATGCGGAAAAAATTTGGCATCAATGTAATGAAATGTTGCAACAACCTGAATTTTCTGCGCGAGGCATTATGCAGAAAATGAACGTGAAATTAGTGGGGACAACAGATGATCCCATTGATTCTTTGCAATATCATCAAGCAATCAAGAATGATGAAAGTTTTGATATTGATGTTGTACCAAGTTGGCGACCTGATAAAGTATTCAAAATTGAGTTGCCACAATTTAATGACTACCTTGTACAGTTAAGTGAAATTGCAGATGTAGATATTTATACGTTTGCAGATTTAAAAAAAGCGTTGTTAAAACGTCTCGAATATTTTGATGCTCAAGGTTGTAAATCTGCTGATCATGGTATGGAAATTGTCCGTTTTTCAGCTATTCCAGATGAATCAGTATTGAATAGTATTTTACAAAAACGTTTGCAAAATCAACCGCTCTTGGAAGAAGAAGTTGCTCAATTTAGTACTGCAATTTTAGTCTGGTTGGCTTCGGAATATTGTAAACGTCACTGGGTAATGCAAATGCATATTGGTGCAATACGTAACAATAATAGTCGAATGTTTGCTTTACTCGGTGCAGATAGTGGCTTTGATTCCATTGGTGATCGAACTTATGCATATCCCCTCTCTCGTTTGTTAGATGCAATGGATAAGGAAAATCAACTGCCTAAAACTATTTTATATTGCTTAAATCCTCGAGATAATGAAATGATCGCTAGTATGATCGGAAACTTTCAAGGCGATGGTATTGCAGGGAAAATACAGTTTGGTTCTGGATGGTGGTTTAACGATCAAAAAGACGGAATGGAACGTCAGTTACAACAGCTTTCTCAATTAGGGTTACTCAGTCAATTTGTTGGAATGCTAACTGATTCACGTAGTTTTTTATCTTACACTCGCCATGAGTATTTCCGCCGTATTTTGTGTGAAATGATTGGTGGATGGGTTGAAAAAGGTGAAGCTCCAAATGACATTTCATTACTGGGTAAAATGATTGAAGATATTTGTTTCAACAATGCAAAAAATTATTTTAAATAGGGAAAATTATGTCATACACAACTCAACAAATTATTGAAAAACTTCGTGAACTCAAAATTGTGCCTGTAATTGCGTTGGATAATGCAGACGATATTTTGCCGCTAGCAGATACGTTGGCTAAAAATGGTTTACCTGTGGCAGAGATTACTTTTCGCTCTGAAGCAGCGGCAGATGCGATCCGTTTGTTGCGTGCAAATAGACCTGACTTTTTAATTGCTGCCGGTACAGTTTTAACTGCGGAACAAGTAGTTTTAGCTAAAAGTAGTGGGGCGGATTTTGTGGTAACACCAGGATTTAATCCAAAAATTGTGAAATTATGTCAAGATTTAAATTTTCCAATAACACCAGGGGTGAATAATCCTATGGCAATTGAAATTGCATTAGAAATGGGAATTTCGGCGGTAAAATTTTTCCCTGCAGAGGCTTCAGGCGGAGTGAAAATGATTAAAGCATTGCTCGGTCCTTATGCTCAATTACAGATAATGCCGACTGGTGGTATAGGGCTTCATAACATAAGGGATTATCTTGCTATTCCTAATATTGTTGCTTGTGGAGGCTCTTGGTTTGTGGAGAAAAAATTGATTCAATCCAAAAATTGGGATGAAATTGGACGATTAGTCAGAGAAGTGATTGAGATTATTAAATAAATTTATTTCTTTAAAGTGCAAAGTGCGGTCTATTTAGACCGCGTTTTTTCGATTAAGCCTTTTTCAAAAACTCAGATTTCAACATGATTTTGCCGCAATCGACATTATGATCGCCATTTACTAAGCGGATGTTTTTGAATTTTGTACCTTTTTTCAATACTTCTGATGAACCTTTTAATTTTAAATCTTTAATCAAAAGTACATTGTCGCCTTCTGCAAGCAAATTCCCATTGCTGTCTTTTACGATTAGTTGATCGTCATCTGATTCTTGAATTTCATTATTATCCCATTCATTACCGCAATCAGGGCAAACAAAATTAATTGAATCGTGGTAAACGTATTCACTTTGACATTTTGGGCAATTAGGCATTTGATCCATTGGGTTTTCCTTCTTGATTACATATAATAGGCGCACGAGTATAGCAAAAAGATGTCTTTCGCCAAAGCGTGAAAGTTTTTGATAAATTTTTGAGGAAAATGTATGAAAAAACAAATTCTTGCCTTAGTTTGTGGCGTAATGTTTAGTAGTTCAACTTGGGCACACAATTTGCAATTAGAGCAATCTTTACCAGCAGTGCAAGTAACGGAGTACGGTGAAATTGTGCTTTCAGGAAAAGATACTGCGTTTCAACCTTGGGGTTCTGCGGAATTAGCGGGTAAAGTGCGTGTTGTTCATCATTTAGCGGGTAGAACGGCTGCAAAAGAGAAAAATCAGTCGATGATTGATGCGATAAAAGCATCCCATTTTAATCCTGTAAAATACCAAACAACCACTATTATTAATGCGGATGATGCGATTGTTGGTACAGGTATGTTTGTAAAAAATAGTGCACAAAAAGGCAAACAGGAAAATCCACATAGTCAAGTTGTGTTAGATGATAAAAGTGCGGTAAAAAATGCTTGGGGATTAAATTCTAAAGATAGTGCAATTATCGTGTTAGACAAAACGGGAAAAGTAAAATTTGTGAAAGAAGGAAAATTGTTTGATAGCGATATTCAGACTGTTATTTCACTAGTGAATGGATTGACCAAATAACGTAATACAAAGTAAAAATCCCTAAGCCGTGTGACTTAGGGATTTCTTAATTCTGATGGCGGAGGAATAGGGATTCGAACCCTAGGAGGGCGTAAACCCTCGCCGGTTTTCAAGACCGGTGCCTTCAACCACTCGACCATTCCTCCGTGATTGATGGGCGTAGTATAATGAATATTTTATTGATGTAAATAGAAATTTGATGATTTAACTTTAGATGATGATAATTTATTCATTTTGATGAAATTAATTCCATTAATACCATTGACTTTTTTATCCCTAGCCCTTACTTTACAGAAGACTTTTTATTTATTTTACAAGGAGCTTTTATGCAATCACGTCTTATTGTGGATGCTCAAAAAGAATCGTTACTCAGCACACATAAAGTGTTGCGTAACACGTATTTTTTACTGGGATTAACAATGGCTTTTTCAGCGGTTGTTGCGTTTATTTCAATGAGCTTAAACTTGCCTTATCCAAATATTATTGTGTTACTAGTGGGTTTTTATGGCTTACTTTTCTTAACCAATAAATTAGCTGATCGCCCTGCTGGTATTTTGGCGGCCTTTGCTTTCACTGGATTTATGGGATACACCATCGGGCCAATTTTAAATATGTATGTGGCACGTGGAATGGAAGATTTGATTATGCTTGCATTCGCAGGAACTGCTATCGTATTTTTTGCGTGTTCCGCTTATGTATTGACTACGAAAAAAGATATGTCATTTTTATCAAGCGCAATGTTCGCATTATTTATTGTGTTATTGCTTGGTATGGTGGCGAGTTTCTTCTTCCAAATTCCTGCGTTATCGGTCGCAATTAGTGCATTATTTGTAGTGTTCTCAACAATGACCATTTTGTATGAAACCAGTAATATTATTCACGGTGGAGAAACAAATTACATTCGCGCAACCGTGAACATCTATGTTTCAATCTACAATTTATTCTTGAGTTTATTAAGATTACTTTCTATCTTTTCAAGTGATGAATAATGATTGAATTTTGACTTTATGACCCCACTATTTAGTGGGGTTATTTTTTGGAATAGGCAATGGAAAAACAAATTTTTGAACATTCAGTTAATGTAGAGGAAGAACACTATCAGCCCAAGCAAGAATTCCATAATATGGAAGCAAAGCTAGATGAAGCGTTGGATGGAGAGTTACTTGATGCTCAACTTGAACAAGCATTGAAACCAAAATCCAGTTTTAGAAAAACTTTATTAAAATTTACCGCACTTTTATTTGGCTTGGCGACGGTTGCACAATCCATGCAGTGGATTTGGGATAGCTATCAACAACATCAATGGATTTATCTTGCTTTTGCTTTAGTCAGTTTGATTATCATTTTATTGGGGATTAAAGAGATTATTGGCGAGTGGCGACGTTTAGTTCGTTTAAAAAAACGTGAGCAATGGCAACAACAAAGTCAGCAGATTTGGTTAGAAAGTGCGGTAAAAAATGGCGATGTTTTTTCCGTTCATAACGCAGAAAAAAGTAAAATTCTTTGCTTAGATATTGCAGAATCTTTAGGTTTGGAAAATGATTCTCCAGCGGTAATTCAATGGCAACACCAATTAAATGAAGCTTATTCGGCGCAAGAAATTGCTCATTTATTCAGTCGTCATGTTTTGTCTTCTTTTGATGCACAAGCTAAAAAATTGATTAGTAAAATGGCAGCTGAATCAGCTGTGATTGTCGCGATTAGTCCACTTGCTGTAGTGGATATGTTTTTTATCGCGTGGCGCAATCTTCGATTAATGAATAAGATTGCTGAAATTTATGGGATTGAATTAGGGTATTTTTCACGTATTAGATTGTTAAGAATGGTATTGGTCAATATCGCTTTTGCTGGAGCAACCGAAGTGGCACAAGATATTGGAATGGATTGGCTTTCTCAAGATGTGACAGCAAAATTATCTACACGTATCGCTCAAGGAATTGGTGTGGGATTACTCACTGCTAGATTAGGCGTGAAAGCAATGGAACTTTGTCGTCCGTTAGCATTTCAATTAAACGAAAAACCAAAACTCTCACATATTCAACAGGAATTACTTAGTTCGGTAAAAGATATTGTTCTCGGTAAAAATAAAATTTACAAAAAGGAGCAAATCTGATGGAAATCGAGGTTGTTTATCAACATAGCGATTTTATTATTATCAACAAGTCTGAGGGTATTAGCGTTCATAAAGATCAAGAAGAGCAAGGCTTAACAGAACTTGTTGCAAAACAACTGAATGTGCCTAAAGTATGGTTGGTTCATCGCTTAGATAAAGTAACTTCAGGTTTGTTAATTCTGGCGTTAAATGCTGAAAGTGCGGCTGAATTTTCACGACTTTTTTCTGAACATAAAATACATAAAACGTATCTGGCATTAAGTAACCAAAAGCCTAAAAAGAAACAAGGTTTGATTATCGGGGATATGAAGAAATCCCGAGAGGGTGCATGGAAACTTTGTCAAACCAAAGAAAATCCAGCAATTACACGTTTTGCAAGTGTAAGCTGTGAACCTAATTTACGTTTATTTATTTTAAAACCACAAACGGGGAAAACGCATCAATTACGTGTTGCGATGAAAAGTTTAGGTAGCCCGATTTTAGGCGATGGGCTTTATGGTAAAAACACAGAAAAAATTGACCGCACTTATTTGCACGCTACTCAATTGGAATTTGATTATCTAAATGATTTTATTTCGGTCACTTGTTTACCTTCTCAAGGTCAATTTTGGATTAAGCCTACAGTATTTGAGCAAATTCAGGTTTATCTGACAAAGCCGTTTTTA
The nucleotide sequence above comes from Haemophilus influenzae. Encoded proteins:
- a CDS encoding sugar kinase, producing MKKIAFIGECMIELNGKPFAEMWQSYGGDTLNSATYLSRVSSSKEIQVHYVSALGTDNLSKQMLKYWQADGIQTNWVLQDEQHQPGLYLIQLDAQGERTFLYWRNQSAAHYMVQHPDFAKVIAELQQVDVIYLSGISLAILPKNDRTFLIEQLSSLAKKGAEIVFDSNYRPALWDSLEEAQDCYLQLLPSVNIALVTFDDEQALWKDKTSRDTLERLHKIGIPKVIVKCGKNGAIFSDRYLSQYGQVMTEPILNVVDTTSAGDSFNAGFLNGYLRNKPLETCCQQGNRIAGIIIQYKGAIIDKVATSHLQSEFN
- a CDS encoding SDR family oxidoreductase; its protein translation is MNIAANHNLENKLIIITGAGGVLCSFLAKQLAYTKANIALLDLNFEAADKAAKEINQSGGKAKAYKTNVLELENIKEVRDQIAIDFGTCDILINGAGGNNPKATTDNEFHQFDLNETTRTFFDLDKSGIEFVFNLNYLGSLLPTQVFSKDMLGKQGANIINISSMNAFTPLTKIPAYSGTKAAISNFTQWLAVYFSKVGIRCNAIAPGFLVSNQNRTLLFDTEGKPTDRANKILTNTPMGRFGESEELLGALLFLIDENYSAFVNGVVLPVDGGFSAYSGV
- the uxaC gene encoding glucuronate isomerase is translated as MKQFMDENFLLSTDTAKILYHDYAKNKPIFDYHCHLNPREVAENRQFNDLAEIWLEGDHYKWRALRTAGVPEELITGKATNYQKYLAWAKTVPLCIGNPIYHWTHLELRRPFGITNMLFNPQNAEKIWHQCNEMLQQPEFSARGIMQKMNVKLVGTTDDPIDSLQYHQAIKNDESFDIDVVPSWRPDKVFKIELPQFNDYLVQLSEIADVDIYTFADLKKALLKRLEYFDAQGCKSADHGMEIVRFSAIPDESVLNSILQKRLQNQPLLEEEVAQFSTAILVWLASEYCKRHWVMQMHIGAIRNNNSRMFALLGADSGFDSIGDRTYAYPLSRLLDAMDKENQLPKTILYCLNPRDNEMIASMIGNFQGDGIAGKIQFGSGWWFNDQKDGMERQLQQLSQLGLLSQFVGMLTDSRSFLSYTRHEYFRRILCEMIGGWVEKGEAPNDISLLGKMIEDICFNNAKNYFK
- a CDS encoding bifunctional 4-hydroxy-2-oxoglutarate aldolase/2-dehydro-3-deoxy-phosphogluconate aldolase yields the protein MSYTTQQIIEKLRELKIVPVIALDNADDILPLADTLAKNGLPVAEITFRSEAAADAIRLLRANRPDFLIAAGTVLTAEQVVLAKSSGADFVVTPGFNPKIVKLCQDLNFPITPGVNNPMAIEIALEMGISAVKFFPAEASGGVKMIKALLGPYAQLQIMPTGGIGLHNIRDYLAIPNIVACGGSWFVEKKLIQSKNWDEIGRLVREVIEIIK
- a CDS encoding zinc ribbon domain-containing protein YjdM, translated to MDQMPNCPKCQSEYVYHDSINFVCPDCGNEWDNNEIQESDDDQLIVKDSNGNLLAEGDNVLLIKDLKLKGSSEVLKKGTKFKNIRLVNGDHNVDCGKIMLKSEFLKKA
- a CDS encoding YtfJ family protein, giving the protein MKKQILALVCGVMFSSSTWAHNLQLEQSLPAVQVTEYGEIVLSGKDTAFQPWGSAELAGKVRVVHHLAGRTAAKEKNQSMIDAIKASHFNPVKYQTTTIINADDAIVGTGMFVKNSAQKGKQENPHSQVVLDDKSAVKNAWGLNSKDSAIIVLDKTGKVKFVKEGKLFDSDIQTVISLVNGLTK
- a CDS encoding Bax inhibitor-1/YccA family membrane protein; its protein translation is MQSRLIVDAQKESLLSTHKVLRNTYFLLGLTMAFSAVVAFISMSLNLPYPNIIVLLVGFYGLLFLTNKLADRPAGILAAFAFTGFMGYTIGPILNMYVARGMEDLIMLAFAGTAIVFFACSAYVLTTKKDMSFLSSAMFALFIVLLLGMVASFFFQIPALSVAISALFVVFSTMTILYETSNIIHGGETNYIRATVNIYVSIYNLFLSLLRLLSIFSSDE
- a CDS encoding YcjF family protein → MEKQIFEHSVNVEEEHYQPKQEFHNMEAKLDEALDGELLDAQLEQALKPKSSFRKTLLKFTALLFGLATVAQSMQWIWDSYQQHQWIYLAFALVSLIIILLGIKEIIGEWRRLVRLKKREQWQQQSQQIWLESAVKNGDVFSVHNAEKSKILCLDIAESLGLENDSPAVIQWQHQLNEAYSAQEIAHLFSRHVLSSFDAQAKKLISKMAAESAVIVAISPLAVVDMFFIAWRNLRLMNKIAEIYGIELGYFSRIRLLRMVLVNIAFAGATEVAQDIGMDWLSQDVTAKLSTRIAQGIGVGLLTARLGVKAMELCRPLAFQLNEKPKLSHIQQELLSSVKDIVLGKNKIYKKEQI
- a CDS encoding TIGR01621 family pseudouridine synthase; this encodes MEIEVVYQHSDFIIINKSEGISVHKDQEEQGLTELVAKQLNVPKVWLVHRLDKVTSGLLILALNAESAAEFSRLFSEHKIHKTYLALSNQKPKKKQGLIIGDMKKSREGAWKLCQTKENPAITRFASVSCEPNLRLFILKPQTGKTHQLRVAMKSLGSPILGDGLYGKNTEKIDRTYLHATQLEFDYLNDFISVTCLPSQGQFWIKPTVFEQIQVYLTKPFLSK